In the Kribbella sp. NBC_00482 genome, one interval contains:
- a CDS encoding helicase-associated domain-containing protein: MSTTEPTRPRTLAEALRGWGDAALGELLRRRPDLALPIPADTGQLAARATSNASAARAINRLDEFGVDLLESLSALPEPVDLGLLALGVGQSKEVVRPRVTELLALALVWGTEDDLRPIRAVHELLGPTPAGLGPTTTRHFGDLDQLIDDAGPDARAVLDKLTWGPPTGSVEKADRPVTIASARTPVERLLARGLVVPKDANTVVLPRQIGLHLRGGRVLASTRPVPPPLAGKKVSASIADRAAAGAALDLVRLVDRALEQLGTEPPPVLRTGGIGVREVRSLAGKIGAEEQTAAAVLEMAYAAGLVAAVEVGTTELWLPTSAYDDWLELDLAHRWAQLVMAWFSGLRAIGLIGRRDSTGSTAAARERLINALAPDLERLLAPEIRVLALQALAEAGAGTAPPPETVVMWVAWHRPRRGGQFRDDLVEWSVSEAALLGLTGLGALAAHAKPLLGPEPTADELAEAISPLMPEPVSEVLLQADLTAVAPGPLVRTVQDELSAMADVESDGGAVVYRFSESSVRRAFDLGRTAEQLHTWLAEHSRTPVPQPLAYLVDDVARRHGVLRLGTASTYLRCDDENVLTQLLNSNLPGVRFRRLAPTVVVSPSPPDMVLSRLRDAGLAPLAETFDGALHVTGAPRRGEAPRRRTSRDFNESAFDLTDDQVKAVIEKVRAGDRIAAERPGDDGLIEPAAPAETIAVLTNAAEAHTRTWIAYVDHNGHSSERVVEPVRVADGWLTAYDDTTETPRTYALHRISTARPVD, from the coding sequence ATGAGCACGACCGAGCCGACCCGTCCCCGTACCCTCGCTGAGGCGTTGCGGGGTTGGGGTGACGCCGCGCTCGGTGAACTGCTGCGGCGGCGGCCTGACTTGGCCCTGCCGATTCCTGCGGACACCGGGCAGCTGGCTGCGCGGGCGACGAGCAACGCGTCGGCTGCGCGGGCGATCAACCGGCTGGACGAGTTCGGTGTGGACCTGCTGGAGTCACTGTCGGCCCTGCCGGAGCCGGTGGACCTGGGGCTGTTGGCGCTGGGCGTCGGTCAGTCGAAGGAGGTGGTCCGGCCGCGGGTGACTGAGCTGCTGGCCCTCGCTCTGGTGTGGGGTACCGAGGACGACCTGCGGCCGATCCGTGCGGTGCACGAGCTGCTCGGCCCGACGCCGGCTGGGCTCGGTCCGACCACGACGCGGCATTTCGGTGACCTGGACCAGCTGATCGACGACGCGGGTCCGGACGCGCGCGCCGTACTCGACAAGCTCACCTGGGGTCCGCCGACCGGTTCGGTGGAGAAGGCCGATCGGCCGGTGACGATCGCGTCGGCCCGGACTCCGGTGGAGCGGTTGCTGGCGCGCGGTCTCGTCGTACCCAAGGATGCGAACACGGTCGTGCTGCCGCGGCAGATCGGGCTGCACCTGCGGGGCGGGCGAGTGCTGGCGTCGACGCGTCCGGTGCCGCCGCCGCTCGCCGGCAAGAAGGTGTCGGCATCTATCGCCGACCGGGCTGCAGCAGGTGCTGCGCTGGACTTGGTGCGGCTGGTCGACCGGGCTCTGGAGCAGCTGGGGACCGAGCCGCCGCCCGTGCTGCGCACAGGTGGCATTGGCGTCCGTGAGGTACGCAGTCTGGCCGGAAAGATCGGTGCGGAAGAGCAAACCGCTGCAGCGGTGCTGGAGATGGCGTACGCCGCTGGGCTCGTTGCTGCGGTGGAAGTCGGGACCACTGAGCTGTGGCTGCCGACCAGTGCCTACGACGACTGGCTGGAGCTGGACCTGGCGCATCGGTGGGCCCAGCTCGTCATGGCGTGGTTCTCCGGCCTCAGGGCGATCGGACTGATCGGGCGGCGGGACAGCACGGGCAGTACTGCGGCTGCGCGGGAGCGGCTGATCAACGCGTTGGCACCGGACCTGGAGCGGTTGCTGGCACCGGAGATCCGGGTGTTGGCGTTGCAGGCGCTGGCCGAGGCTGGTGCGGGTACTGCGCCGCCTCCGGAGACTGTGGTGATGTGGGTGGCCTGGCATCGTCCGCGGCGTGGTGGGCAGTTCCGCGACGACCTGGTCGAGTGGAGCGTGTCTGAGGCCGCACTGCTCGGGCTGACCGGGTTGGGCGCGCTGGCAGCACATGCGAAGCCGTTGCTGGGACCTGAGCCGACAGCTGACGAGCTGGCCGAGGCGATCAGTCCGCTGATGCCGGAGCCGGTGTCTGAGGTGCTGCTGCAGGCTGACCTCACTGCGGTGGCTCCTGGACCTTTGGTGCGGACCGTGCAGGATGAGCTGTCGGCCATGGCGGACGTCGAGTCGGACGGCGGGGCTGTCGTCTACCGGTTCAGTGAGAGCTCCGTACGGCGTGCTTTCGACCTTGGGCGTACGGCGGAGCAGTTGCACACGTGGTTGGCAGAGCATTCACGTACGCCGGTGCCTCAGCCGTTGGCGTACCTGGTCGACGACGTTGCACGACGGCACGGCGTACTGCGGCTGGGGACAGCGTCGACATACCTGCGGTGTGATGACGAGAACGTGCTGACCCAGCTGCTCAACTCGAACCTGCCTGGTGTGCGGTTCCGGCGGCTGGCGCCGACCGTGGTGGTGTCGCCGTCGCCGCCGGACATGGTGCTGAGTCGGCTGCGGGACGCTGGATTGGCTCCGCTGGCGGAGACGTTCGACGGTGCGTTGCATGTGACCGGTGCGCCGCGACGTGGCGAGGCCCCGCGTCGACGTACCAGCCGGGACTTCAACGAGAGCGCGTTCGATCTGACCGACGACCAGGTGAAGGCAGTCATCGAGAAAGTTCGCGCCGGCGACCGGATCGCCGCCGAACGCCCCGGTGACGACGGCCTGATCGAACCCGCGGCCCCCGCCGAAACCATCGCCGTCCTCACCAACGCCGCCGAGGCGCACACCCGCACCTGGATCGCGTACGTCGACCACAACGGCCACTCATCGGAACGCGTCGTGGAACCCGTCCGAGTAGCCGACGGCTGGCTGACCGCCTACGACGACACCACCGAAACCCCCCGCACCTACGCCCTCCACCGAATCTCCACCGCCCGCCCCGTCGACTGA
- a CDS encoding DUF6000 family protein, translated as MDDMDRALRALRRWSPNSGYRPLIIDAWIWPRPRQAWYQFRLRWGGRLAPAKDLNLLLDSGARTSMAGIWLIAAGKRADLRPRIEADMLAGRPRGNGWTYSYCVPLACLATEADAQILVGYLEHALTLPVEREGFETQCQGKALATLLYLDEQLGTTYAQRFLGEGGPWELWPGSVDEDLAAYAEQIRAEVVFAAGGNPGLRRLMKQERRAARS; from the coding sequence ATGGACGACATGGACCGCGCGTTGCGGGCACTGCGGCGCTGGTCCCCGAACAGCGGCTACCGGCCGCTGATCATCGACGCCTGGATCTGGCCGCGGCCACGGCAGGCCTGGTACCAGTTCCGGCTCCGGTGGGGCGGACGGCTGGCGCCCGCGAAGGATCTGAACCTGCTGCTGGACTCCGGCGCGCGGACGAGCATGGCAGGGATCTGGCTCATCGCAGCCGGCAAGCGTGCGGATCTGCGCCCGAGGATCGAAGCAGACATGCTCGCGGGCCGGCCTCGCGGCAACGGCTGGACCTACAGCTACTGCGTACCTCTGGCGTGCCTGGCCACCGAGGCCGACGCCCAGATCCTCGTCGGGTATCTCGAGCACGCTCTGACCCTGCCCGTCGAGCGGGAGGGTTTCGAGACCCAGTGCCAGGGCAAGGCTCTGGCCACCCTCCTGTACCTCGACGAGCAACTGGGCACCACCTACGCCCAGCGCTTCCTGGGCGAAGGCGGGCCGTGGGAGCTCTGGCCGGGCTCCGTCGACGAAGATCTCGCGGCCTACGCAGAGCAGATCCGCGCCGAAGTCGTGTTCGCCGCCGGGGGCAACCCGGGGTTGCGCCGGCTGATGAAGCAGGAGCGCCGAGCCGCCAGGTCCTAG
- a CDS encoding DNA repair helicase XPB, giving the protein MSDGPLIVQSDKTLLLETAHAEASECRKAIAPFSELERAPEHVHTYRLTPLGLWNARAAGHDAEQVIDVLLRYSRYPVPHSLLVDIAETLDRYGRLRLEKHPQHGLVLITTDRPVLEEVLRSAKVKPMLGARLDDDTVLVHPSERGHLKQTLLKLGWPAEDLAGYVDGEAHQIDLVTDGWELRPYQEQATDSFWHGGSGVVVLPCGAGKTIVGAAAMAQASATTLILVTNTVSARQWKDELLKRTTLTEEEIGEYSGARKEIRPVTIATYQVMTTRRKGVYTHLELFDARDWGLIVYDEVHLLPAPIFRMTADLQTRRRLGLTATLVREDGREGDVFSLIGPKRYDAPWKDIESQGWIAPADCIEVRVDLEQTERFVYATAEPEDRYRLAASTPAKSKLVRRIAEHHADEPLLVIGQYIDQLDELGERLECPVIKGETTVKERQRLFQAFRTGEIKRLVVSKVANFSIDLPEASVAIQVSGTFGSRQEEAQRLGRVLRPKGDGRTARFYSIVARDTIDAEFAAHRQRFLAEQGYAYTIVDAENLFA; this is encoded by the coding sequence GTGTCGGACGGTCCTTTGATCGTGCAGTCGGACAAGACCTTGTTGCTGGAGACGGCGCATGCGGAGGCCAGCGAGTGCCGGAAGGCCATCGCGCCGTTCTCCGAGTTGGAGCGGGCGCCGGAGCATGTGCACACGTATCGGCTGACACCGCTGGGCCTGTGGAACGCACGGGCCGCGGGGCATGACGCTGAGCAGGTGATCGACGTACTGCTGCGCTACAGCCGGTACCCGGTCCCTCACTCGTTGCTGGTCGACATCGCGGAGACGCTGGACCGATACGGGCGGCTGCGGCTGGAGAAGCACCCGCAGCACGGTCTGGTGCTGATAACCACCGACCGACCGGTGCTGGAAGAGGTACTGCGCAGCGCCAAGGTGAAGCCCATGCTGGGCGCCCGGCTCGACGACGACACCGTCCTGGTGCACCCGTCGGAGCGCGGTCACCTCAAGCAGACCCTGCTGAAGCTCGGCTGGCCCGCTGAGGACCTGGCCGGGTACGTCGACGGTGAGGCGCACCAGATCGACCTGGTGACCGACGGTTGGGAGCTGCGCCCGTACCAGGAGCAGGCGACCGACTCGTTCTGGCACGGCGGCTCCGGTGTCGTCGTGCTCCCCTGTGGTGCCGGCAAGACGATCGTCGGCGCGGCCGCGATGGCGCAGGCGTCCGCGACCACACTGATCCTGGTCACGAACACGGTGTCCGCGCGGCAGTGGAAGGACGAGCTGCTGAAGCGCACCACCCTCACCGAGGAGGAGATCGGCGAGTACTCCGGTGCACGCAAAGAGATCCGGCCGGTGACGATCGCGACGTACCAGGTGATGACGACGCGCCGGAAGGGCGTCTACACGCACCTGGAGCTGTTCGACGCGCGCGACTGGGGCCTGATCGTGTACGACGAGGTGCACCTGCTGCCCGCCCCGATCTTCCGGATGACCGCCGACCTGCAGACCCGGCGCCGGCTCGGACTGACGGCGACGCTGGTCCGCGAGGACGGCCGCGAGGGTGACGTGTTCTCGCTGATCGGCCCGAAGCGGTACGACGCACCGTGGAAGGACATCGAGTCGCAGGGCTGGATCGCACCCGCGGACTGCATCGAGGTCCGCGTGGATCTCGAGCAGACCGAGCGGTTCGTGTACGCGACCGCCGAGCCCGAGGACCGGTACCGCCTGGCCGCCTCCACCCCGGCGAAGTCGAAGCTGGTACGGCGGATCGCCGAGCACCACGCCGACGAGCCGCTGCTCGTCATCGGTCAGTACATCGACCAGCTGGACGAGCTGGGCGAACGTCTGGAATGCCCGGTGATCAAGGGCGAGACGACCGTGAAAGAACGCCAGCGGCTGTTCCAGGCCTTCCGCACCGGTGAGATCAAGCGGCTGGTGGTCTCCAAGGTCGCCAACTTCTCCATCGACCTCCCCGAGGCGTCGGTAGCCATCCAGGTCTCCGGCACCTTCGGCTCCCGCCAGGAAGAAGCCCAACGCCTGGGCCGAGTCCTCCGCCCCAAAGGCGACGGCCGCACCGCCCGCTTCTACTCCATAGTCGCCAGAGACACCATCGACGCGGAATTCGCCGCCCACCGCCAACGCTTCCTAGCCGAACAGGGCTACGCCTACACAATCGTCGACGCCGAAAACCTGTTTGCTTGA
- a CDS encoding endonuclease domain-containing protein, with translation MLPFAEALAVADAALANRHLHPEELLAEVSAMRGAGCPNARLVAAAATPLAASFLESMLRALLIGAGVDGFEPQVLVSHDGFRARVDLGHRRARLALEAEGFEFHGSRRDFAADCYRYDELNAAGWLVLRFTYEQIIGDPSWVVATVRAALAQRLGA, from the coding sequence ATGCTTCCGTTCGCCGAGGCGCTTGCCGTCGCCGACGCTGCTCTCGCCAACCGGCACCTGCATCCGGAGGAGTTGCTTGCCGAGGTGTCTGCGATGCGGGGCGCCGGTTGCCCGAACGCTCGCCTGGTCGCCGCCGCGGCCACTCCGTTGGCCGCCAGCTTCCTGGAGTCGATGCTCCGGGCGCTTCTGATCGGCGCGGGCGTCGACGGTTTCGAACCACAGGTACTGGTGTCGCACGACGGGTTCCGTGCTCGAGTAGATCTTGGACATCGCCGTGCCAGGCTGGCACTGGAGGCTGAAGGCTTCGAGTTCCACGGTTCGCGTCGAGATTTCGCGGCCGACTGCTATCGGTACGACGAGCTGAACGCGGCCGGCTGGCTGGTGCTCCGGTTCACCTACGAGCAGATCATCGGCGACCCGAGCTGGGTTGTCGCCACCGTCCGCGCGGCCCTCGCTCAGCGTCTCGGCGCGTGA